TTTAACCAATAAGCTGGAATTCTCAGCCTTGATACTTCTCTGCGCAATAAAATTGCGAATAAGTAAATCAGCATTATTGATTTTTAGGGATTTGATGCGAATATCTTGAATGGTGGATTGAAGGAATGATTTCTTGATTTCATTCTGAAGTATTTCCAGCGGAGATAATTGAATCTGCTCTTCTCCCTCATCTGAAATTTTCAATCGGAAATCCACCACCGGTGATTCCAATTCTATTTTGCCCACGACCAATTCTTTCTTCCTGAGCAGGTAATTGAAGCCCTTTAGGCTGATGCTCGGAAATTCAAGGTTGTAGTAGGCAATATTTTCCAGCAATTGGATTTTTTCATCTACTGGATTAATGGTCAAACCTTTAAAGGAAACCCCTCTTTGTAAAAACAGGATATGGAACCTTTCAAAATCTATCTCATATTTTTCTTCTGAAGCGGTCCTGACCTTTTCCTTGATATAATTTCTCAGGAAATAATTCGCTCCGAAATAAAAAGACAGCTGAAGAAATAGAAGGACTAATACCAAAATCCCAAGAACCCGGATAAACTTCCTTTGATACCACTTTCTTTGAGATCTTTCTTTTGTATTGTCTTCCATTACCTAAAATTTCCGATGCAAATTTAATACTAATGTCGCTGAAAAATATACCCTTATAAAATGATTCTCCACATAAACTCAAAAAGGCAATCTTACCCAATTCTATTGAACGGGCAAGATCACCTTCCAGGTTTTCTTTACTATAATTAGTTGATGCTGTAGGAGAAGGATTCGAACCTCCACGGGGTAGTTAGGCAACACTAGAGCTCTTGGTGCGCTTTCTCCATGGATCCCCACCCCCGAGACAGGAGGGCTTGTCTGCCAATTTCAACATCCTACAGTGCGGGCCTTTTGATTTAAAAGACAGGTCAAAATTAATAAAGCGATTCTTTTTTTAAAATTTTTTCAACACAAATACTATTTTTTTACATTATTTTTATCTAAAACTCATTATAAATGAAATTTCAATAATAAATTATAGGATTTCAAGAGACTCATTAAAAATTCCGCAATCGATTTTTTCTAATCTGGAGAAGCTATTCCTACAAAATTCTATGTCTTTTACGGTTTCTAAGAAAATGTTGAGATAAGAAATGAAAATAAAAAAAAGCTGTGAAACAAGATTCCACAGCTTTAGTCAATTAACAATAAACCCAAAATAACCTGATGTAGGAGAAGGATTCGAACCTTCGAGGCAGATACCTCACCAGCGTTTTTCACCCCACATGTACTATCAATACAATATATCCTTATTGGTGGTTCAAAATTAACCCCGAATCTCAAATTTTACAAACTTCACAAAAATTTAAATAAAAAATTACAGATTTTTTATTTTTGTGCTTAAAAAATATAAATTCATTATCGAAAATCGATTGCGGAAGCTCTCACTTTGAAAACTTGATAAAGAAAAACGGGTTTCCAACTCAGATTATAAATAAAATCCTATTCTTAAACCCTTCTAATTTTACCTTTTCAAATAAAAAACAATCTTTTTTACAGATTTCAGGTTTCAAATTTTACATAATTCTCCCATTTTTCTAAAACTGTGGAAAAATCTTGCGGTAATGCTGCTTCAAAATAAAGTTTCTTTTTGGTGACTGGATGGACAAATCCCAAAGACATGGCATGAAGGGCCTGCCGTGGCATGATATCAAAACAGTTCTGGACAAAAGCCTTATATTTGGAAAATTGCGTGCCCTTCCTGATTTTATCTCCACCATAGAGCGCATCATTGAAAAGCGGGTGTCCGATAAACTTCATATGGGCCCTGATCTGATGTGTCCTTCCCGTTTCCAGATTGCACTGGATCAAAGACACGTACCTCAGCCTTTTCAAAACTTTCCAATGGGTGACTGCGTGTTTCCCTTGACTACCGTCTGGATAAGCGTCCATGACCTTCCTGTCTTTGGCACTCCTCCCCACATGAGCCCTGATGGTTCCCTCCTCTTCTTTTGGTTCTCCCCATACTAAGGCCAGATAGGTCCGGTCAATATGGTGGTGAAAAAACTGATTGGCCAAATCAGTCATAGCCAACTCAGACTTGGCAACGACCAATAAGCCTGAAGTATCCTTATCAATTCGGTGAACCAATCCTGGTCTTCCCGTATTTCCCGGCAGTGTTGGCAGTTGATTGAAATAATAAACTAACGCATTGACCAAAGTTCCGGTCCAATTGCCATGCGCCGGGTGTACCACCATACTAGCAGGTTTGTTCACTACCAACAAATGCTCATCTTCATAAACGATGTCCAAAGGAATTTTTTCAGGAACGACTTCTGTATCTCTGGGCGGTTTTTCCAGAAACACCTTGATTTCATCAAATGGCTTGACTTTGTAGTTGGACTTGGTAGGTTTACCATTTACCAGGACATTTCCTGCCTCTATAGCATTTTGAACCTTATTGCGGGTTGCATTGGCCACTTTGTCCGTCAGAAATTTATCAATTCGGGTCAAACTCTGCCCTTTGTCTACCACAAAGCTAAAATGCTCAAAGAGTTCTAGCTCTTCTTCCTCGTCAAGAATTTCGTTTTCAAAGTCTTTTGCCATTCCGCAAAAATAAGGGCATTTGCTAAAGTTTTTGATATTTGCAGAACAATACCTTTTGCCATGCTGATCCCAAACTCCATTCAAACAGAAATCCTCCTTCATCCACTTTGGGAAAACAAAGGCATTGAACTGTCTATTAAAAGATTGGATCAGGTCCATCCCAAAGCCTCTGGAAACAAATTTTACAAACTAAAATACAATTTGGAAGAAGCTAAAAAACAAGAAAAAACAACCCTTCTGACCTTTGGCGGAGCTTTTTCCAACCATATCTATGCCACAGCAGCAGCAGCGGAATATGCAGGTTTCAAATCCATAGGCATCATCAGGGGTGAAGAGACTTTACCGCTCAACCCCACACTGCAGGCGGCTCAATCTCATGGAATGGAAATTCACTATATCAGCAGGTCTGCTTATAGAAATAAAAAGGAAGATGCATTTATTGAAAATCTAAAAAGACAATTTGGGGATTTCTATTTGGTTCCTGAAGGGGGGACCAATGCGCTGGCTGTAAAAGGCACAACAGAAATCCTTTTGGAAGAAGATAAAAAATACAGCCATATCTGTACTTCTATAGGAACCGGAGGAACTTTTTCGGGATTGGCCAATAGTATCAGCTTTGGCCAGGAACTTATAGGCTTTTCTTCATTAAAGGGAGATTTCATCCATGAAGAAGTAAATTCCCTAATGAAACAATTTGAAGTCATACCTAAAGGCAAGACAAAAATTTTGGACCAATACCACTTTGGGGGATACGGTAAGCACAATGAAGAATTGCTGGATTTTATCAGATGGTTTTACAGGGAATTTCAAATCCCATTAGACCCGATTTATACTGGTAAAATGGTCTTCGGAGTGCTAGAACAGATAAAATCCGGAGGGATCCCTTCAGGCTCAAAAGTACTGTTACTTCATACAGGAGGTATTCAAGGTCTTGCCGGATTCAATCAACGGTTTGGAATTTCACTTCCTTTATGACTCCTTAGAAATGTAATAGTCCTCTTTTTCCTGCGGAACAATCTGTAAGACATTGGCCAATACCAACCTCACCAATGTTTTTGAGGCTAAAAATCTGGGCAACCTGGCCAAATCCTGAAAATCCTTAAGTGTAATTTTACCTTTTTCTTCCAAGGCCTTCATGAGAACGGTTTCCTTTTCGCCATAAGTAAATACCATATCCTGCTGCTTTTTGTCACGCTTGAGAATTTCCCACATCTCCCGACTTGCCTGAATACTCCGGTCAGCTACCCTTACAAATGCTCTTTTACGGTTTTGATCCAGGATATAGTGAGGCCTACTTTCTGATTTGGGGATTTGAAATACAGCCACGCCTTTCTTAGCATTGAACTTGATGACTTCTACTTGATATTGCAGTGATGGCCTCACCAATTCACGGATCGCTTTTTCCATGACAAATACTTCTTCTTCTATAAAACGCTGACCACTGACAGTCCCATCATCATCTACCCCAATCAACAAAAAACCGCCCTCGGTATTGGCCATAGCAATGATCTCCCTGACAATTTTATCAGGAAAGGCAGCCTTCTTTTTGAACTCCACCTTAAGTCCTTCTCCTTGCTGCGCGAGTTTATTGATTTCCTGTAGTGTCATTTCATTTCTTGGAACAGGACCTATTTAAATTCTCCAAATATTCATTAGAGTGATCCAGGTCCTCTGTTCAGCTCCTCCAACCTATTTTTCAAACCCTGCCATTCATCTCTTAGCCTGGCAGCTTCCATGAAGTTCAGCTCTTTGGCTGCTTTTTCCATTTGTTTTTGGGTCTGGGCGATCAGCTTTTCCAGCTTTTCCTTACTCAGGTATTGGACAACAGGATCTGCAGCTACCATGGCTTCGGCATCCACCCTTTCTTCATATACTTTGGCATTTTTCTTAGAATCAGCTACAGTGGTCTGTCCCAAGATCTTTTCTTTGGATTTACGTACAGTTTGAGGAACGATACCATGTTCCTCATTGTAAGCCATCTGTAATCCTCTTCTTCTCTTGGTTTCGTCAATGGCCATCTGCATAGAATCTGTGATCGTATCTGCATACATGATCACCTTTCCGTTTTCATTCCTTGCAGCCCTACCAATGGTCTGAACCAAACTCCTTTCATTTCTCAGGAATCCTTCCTTATCTGCATCTAAAATAGCAACCAAAGAAACTTCCGGAAGATCAAGCCCTTCCCTCAACAAGTTGACCCCTACCAGGACATCAAAGATTCCCAGGCGAAGCTCACGTAGAATTTCCACCCTATCCAAGGGTTTGACCTCAGAATGAATATACCTGCTTTTCACCCCAGCCCTTTCGAGGAATTTTTGAAGTTCTTCAGCCATTCTTTTGGTCAAGGTGGTCACAAGAACCCTGTCCCCCGATTTCACCCTTTCATCTATCTCCTCCAGCAGATCATCAATCTGATTGGCACTTGGCCTGACGTCAATAATGGGATCAAGCAGGCCAGTAGGTCTGATGATCTGTTCTACCACGA
This Cecembia calidifontis DNA region includes the following protein-coding sequences:
- a CDS encoding RluA family pseudouridine synthase, which codes for MAKDFENEILDEEEELELFEHFSFVVDKGQSLTRIDKFLTDKVANATRNKVQNAIEAGNVLVNGKPTKSNYKVKPFDEIKVFLEKPPRDTEVVPEKIPLDIVYEDEHLLVVNKPASMVVHPAHGNWTGTLVNALVYYFNQLPTLPGNTGRPGLVHRIDKDTSGLLVVAKSELAMTDLANQFFHHHIDRTYLALVWGEPKEEEGTIRAHVGRSAKDRKVMDAYPDGSQGKHAVTHWKVLKRLRYVSLIQCNLETGRTHQIRAHMKFIGHPLFNDALYGGDKIRKGTQFSKYKAFVQNCFDIMPRQALHAMSLGFVHPVTKKKLYFEAALPQDFSTVLEKWENYVKFET
- a CDS encoding 1-aminocyclopropane-1-carboxylate deaminase/D-cysteine desulfhydrase; translated protein: MLIPNSIQTEILLHPLWENKGIELSIKRLDQVHPKASGNKFYKLKYNLEEAKKQEKTTLLTFGGAFSNHIYATAAAAEYAGFKSIGIIRGEETLPLNPTLQAAQSHGMEIHYISRSAYRNKKEDAFIENLKRQFGDFYLVPEGGTNALAVKGTTEILLEEDKKYSHICTSIGTGGTFSGLANSISFGQELIGFSSLKGDFIHEEVNSLMKQFEVIPKGKTKILDQYHFGGYGKHNEELLDFIRWFYREFQIPLDPIYTGKMVFGVLEQIKSGGIPSGSKVLLLHTGGIQGLAGFNQRFGISLPL
- a CDS encoding helix-turn-helix domain-containing protein is translated as MTLQEINKLAQQGEGLKVEFKKKAAFPDKIVREIIAMANTEGGFLLIGVDDDGTVSGQRFIEEEVFVMEKAIRELVRPSLQYQVEVIKFNAKKGVAVFQIPKSESRPHYILDQNRKRAFVRVADRSIQASREMWEILKRDKKQQDMVFTYGEKETVLMKALEEKGKITLKDFQDLARLPRFLASKTLVRLVLANVLQIVPQEKEDYYISKES